The Deinococcus proteolyticus MRP genome includes a window with the following:
- the pfkB gene encoding 1-phosphofructokinase, with the protein MKVLTVTLNPALDLTVQAPGWQPGAVNVVPRAQTDAGGKGVNVAALLADWAAQSGEALSVSAGGFLGAGNASAFEALFRERGIADVFTRIPGETRLGVKIVDPQASSTTDFNLPGVQVSAAQLEEMLGHLSGLARQQDAVVLAGSLPPGVPPDLYARAVAALAQGGSGPLLAVDTSGPALRELLQAERLPQLLKPNIHELEAALGRLLPSDADRLDAARELLARGAEWVALSLGEEGAWLVWEGGAVRALPPRVDVVSTVGAGDAMVAGLVSARLAGLDPAAALRRATAFAAGNITRLGAKLPPYDELMALHPQVRLQKGC; encoded by the coding sequence GTGAAGGTCCTAACGGTGACCCTCAACCCGGCGCTGGACCTGACCGTGCAGGCGCCCGGCTGGCAGCCTGGGGCCGTGAATGTGGTCCCACGTGCGCAGACCGACGCGGGCGGTAAGGGCGTCAATGTGGCCGCGCTGCTGGCCGACTGGGCCGCCCAGAGCGGCGAAGCGCTGAGCGTCAGTGCCGGCGGCTTTCTGGGCGCCGGCAACGCCAGTGCCTTCGAGGCGCTGTTCCGTGAACGCGGTATCGCGGACGTGTTCACGCGGATTCCCGGCGAAACCCGCCTGGGCGTGAAAATCGTGGACCCGCAGGCCAGCAGCACCACCGATTTCAACCTGCCCGGCGTGCAGGTGAGCGCGGCGCAGCTGGAGGAGATGCTGGGCCATTTGAGCGGGCTGGCCCGCCAGCAAGACGCCGTGGTGCTGGCGGGCAGCCTGCCGCCCGGCGTGCCGCCCGACCTCTATGCACGCGCCGTAGCAGCGTTGGCCCAGGGCGGCAGCGGCCCCCTGCTGGCGGTGGATACCAGCGGGCCGGCGCTGCGCGAACTGCTGCAGGCGGAGCGGCTTCCCCAGCTGCTCAAGCCCAACATCCACGAGCTGGAAGCCGCGCTGGGCCGTTTATTGCCCAGCGACGCCGACCGCCTGGACGCCGCACGGGAGCTGCTGGCACGCGGCGCCGAGTGGGTGGCCCTCTCGCTGGGCGAGGAAGGGGCCTGGCTGGTCTGGGAGGGAGGCGCGGTGAGGGCGCTGCCGCCCCGGGTGGACGTGGTCAGTACCGTGGGCGCCGGCGACGCGATGGTGGCCGGCCTGGTCAGTGCCCGGCTGGCTGGTCTGGACCCCGCAGCGGCCCTGCGCCGCGCCACCGCTTTTGCTGCCGGCAACATCACCCGCCTGGGCGCGAAGCTGCCCCCGTACGACGAACTCATGGCCCTGCACCCCCAGGTGCGACTTCAGAAAGGTTGCTGA
- a CDS encoding PTS fructose transporter subunit IIC, with translation MAQIAAWIDPNGRMTHTLAAAALRRAAAEAGHTLTLLDQPPQSQVPQSPPSGSEVLLWAAPQPPTLPAGEFFQTTPEDLIRDAAGVLSRAGLHTRANGSAAHTVQTVRATVPAVTPVVTPAPASPAPATVAAAAPVSASSGPSIVGVTSCPTGIAHTFMAAEGLEGGARALGRTVKIETQGSVGAGNTLSAEDIAGADVVIIAADTNVDLSRFTGKRVYQTGTKPAISGGQALVERALAEAQVYGAAGSSAAAGGDFVAQAAAAKQAKNDAAAGSGLGGELYKHLMTGVSHMLPLVVAGGLLIALAFAFGGIDAEGPFAEALMTIGGGSGAFGLFVPVLAGYIAYSIADRPGLAPGLVGGMMALETGSGFLGGIVAGFLAGYLTRWLNRSIRLPRTLQGLKPTLLLPLLGTMITGLLMIFVLGKPVAAALAAATTWLNSLGDTSAGLLGAVLGGMMAFDMGGPINKAAYTFSTGLIDSKVYGPIAAAMAAGMTPPLALFFATLLFKNRFTPDEREAGKAAGVLGISFITEGAIPFAARDPLRVIPALMAGSAVAGAISMAAGCLLRAPHGGVFVLLIPGAVTNLPMYVAAILAGTAVSTLLLGLLKRPLDQTERAIAAEESVSHPANS, from the coding sequence ATGGCGCAGATTGCCGCATGGATTGACCCCAACGGACGCATGACCCACACCCTGGCCGCCGCCGCGCTTCGCCGGGCCGCTGCGGAGGCCGGCCACACGCTGACCCTGCTGGACCAGCCCCCCCAAAGCCAGGTCCCCCAGAGTCCGCCGAGCGGCAGCGAAGTGCTGCTGTGGGCCGCCCCCCAGCCGCCCACCCTGCCTGCCGGTGAATTCTTCCAGACCACGCCGGAAGACCTGATTCGTGACGCGGCGGGCGTGCTGAGCCGCGCTGGCCTGCACACCCGAGCAAACGGAAGTGCCGCACACACTGTGCAGACGGTGAGGGCCACGGTGCCGGCAGTCACGCCGGTAGTCACGCCAGCACCGGCAAGCCCAGCGCCGGCGACTGTGGCGGCAGCCGCGCCAGTCAGCGCCAGCAGCGGCCCCAGCATCGTGGGCGTCACCTCCTGCCCCACCGGCATTGCCCACACCTTTATGGCCGCCGAGGGGCTGGAAGGCGGCGCACGGGCGCTAGGCCGCACGGTCAAAATCGAGACCCAAGGCAGCGTGGGGGCCGGCAACACCCTGAGCGCCGAGGACATCGCCGGGGCCGACGTGGTGATTATCGCCGCCGACACCAACGTGGACCTCAGCCGCTTTACGGGCAAACGGGTCTACCAGACTGGCACCAAGCCGGCCATCAGCGGCGGGCAGGCCCTGGTGGAGCGCGCCCTGGCCGAAGCGCAGGTGTACGGCGCAGCGGGAAGCAGCGCAGCGGCGGGCGGCGACTTTGTGGCGCAGGCAGCCGCAGCCAAGCAGGCCAAAAACGACGCGGCGGCCGGCAGTGGCCTGGGCGGCGAACTGTACAAGCACCTGATGACCGGCGTGAGCCACATGCTGCCGCTGGTGGTGGCGGGCGGCCTGCTGATTGCGCTGGCGTTCGCGTTCGGCGGCATCGATGCCGAAGGCCCCTTTGCAGAGGCGCTGATGACCATTGGCGGAGGCAGCGGCGCGTTTGGCCTGTTCGTACCGGTACTGGCCGGGTACATCGCTTATTCCATTGCGGACCGGCCCGGCCTGGCGCCCGGACTGGTGGGCGGGATGATGGCGCTGGAAACGGGTTCAGGGTTCCTGGGCGGCATCGTGGCCGGCTTTCTGGCGGGCTACCTGACCCGCTGGCTGAACCGCAGCATCCGGCTGCCGCGCACGCTGCAAGGGCTCAAGCCCACGCTGCTGCTGCCGCTGCTGGGCACCATGATTACTGGCCTGCTGATGATTTTCGTGCTGGGGAAACCCGTTGCCGCTGCCCTGGCCGCCGCGACCACCTGGCTCAACAGCCTGGGCGACACCTCGGCGGGGCTGCTGGGCGCCGTCCTGGGCGGCATGATGGCCTTCGACATGGGCGGCCCCATCAACAAGGCGGCCTACACCTTTTCCACCGGCCTGATTGATTCCAAGGTTTACGGCCCCATCGCCGCGGCGATGGCTGCCGGCATGACGCCGCCGCTGGCGCTGTTCTTCGCCACGCTGCTGTTCAAGAACCGCTTTACCCCCGACGAGCGGGAAGCGGGCAAGGCAGCGGGCGTGCTGGGCATCTCGTTTATCACCGAGGGCGCCATTCCCTTCGCCGCCCGCGACCCCCTGCGCGTGATTCCGGCCCTGATGGCCGGCAGCGCCGTGGCCGGAGCCATCAGCATGGCGGCGGGCTGCTTGCTGCGTGCTCCGCACGGCGGCGTGTTCGTGCTGCTGATTCCCGGCGCCGTGACCAACCTGCCCATGTACGTGGCCGCGATTCTGGCCGGCACCGCCGTCAGCACCCTGCTGCTGGGTCTCCTCAAGCGGCCGCTGGACCAGACAGAACGGGCCATCGCCGCCGAGGAAAGCGTGAGCCACCCCGCCAACTCGTAG
- a CDS encoding class I SAM-dependent DNA methyltransferase produces the protein MTLPPEYFEDVYAANEDPWDFASSPYEAAKYARTLAALPHERYRRALEVGCSIGVLTGQLAQRADRLLALDISEQALERARARNAGQTHIQFRRAGLPGGLPDGLFDLTVLSEVLYYLSPADLQQALDEVLARLEPGGTLLLVHWTPRVHDYPQTGDAVHEAALARVGRGLEHLHAERHGDEEQGYRLDAFQRTPGQPG, from the coding sequence GTGACCTTGCCCCCCGAATATTTTGAGGATGTCTACGCCGCGAACGAAGACCCCTGGGACTTTGCCAGCAGTCCGTACGAGGCGGCCAAGTACGCCCGCACCCTGGCTGCGCTGCCGCACGAACGCTACCGCCGGGCACTGGAAGTGGGCTGCTCCATCGGCGTGCTGACCGGGCAGCTGGCGCAGCGCGCGGACAGGCTGCTGGCCCTGGACATCAGCGAGCAGGCGCTGGAGCGGGCCAGGGCACGCAACGCCGGGCAGACCCACATTCAGTTTCGCCGCGCCGGTTTGCCTGGTGGCCTGCCGGACGGCCTTTTCGACCTCACCGTGCTGAGCGAAGTGCTGTACTACCTGTCGCCCGCCGACCTGCAGCAGGCGCTGGATGAGGTTCTGGCCCGGCTAGAACCCGGCGGCACGCTGCTGCTGGTCCACTGGACCCCACGGGTCCACGACTACCCTCAGACGGGCGACGCCGTACACGAGGCGGCATTGGCGCGCGTGGGCCGGGGCCTGGAGCACCTGCACGCTGAGCGCCACGGCGATGAGGAGCAGGGCTACCGGCTGGACGCATTTCAGCGAACCCCGGGCCAGCCCGGCTGA
- a CDS encoding glycosyltransferase, which produces MSDLCCAPPPHSTVVALPARNEAQGIGTALRALGTQRDGAGQPLPVQAVLLVNNTTDQTAALARLEAAQWPQLQLLVREEHWDTAQGGVVEARRRALDWAASLAGPAGIIVSTDADTRPDPGWLWQLTAPLRTGAVQASAGRILLDPAERAALPPAVRRTHLLDSGYRWWAGALTARLNPDPCDPWPRHWQHFGASLALTVRAYRAVGGIPDVPALEDLALVQALRQQDLTLRHTPAARVYTSARRSGRVAVGLSTQLQEWASGPESWRVPGGAEVAALARAEAALHRAWQGRAVCAAELAELWQLAPGELAGALRLPHFGQVLERAHQMRQAGAWGRQFPAVPVEQALREVRAELARLGPQPGWPGVR; this is translated from the coding sequence GTGTCTGACCTTTGCTGCGCGCCGCCACCTCACTCCACCGTCGTTGCCCTGCCGGCCCGGAACGAGGCCCAGGGGATTGGCACTGCGCTGCGGGCGCTGGGAACGCAGCGGGACGGCGCCGGACAGCCGCTGCCTGTGCAGGCCGTGCTGCTGGTCAACAACACCACGGACCAGACCGCCGCCCTGGCCCGGCTGGAAGCGGCACAGTGGCCGCAGTTGCAGCTGCTGGTGCGTGAGGAACACTGGGACACGGCGCAGGGCGGTGTGGTAGAGGCCCGGCGCCGCGCCCTGGACTGGGCGGCGAGCCTGGCCGGTCCGGCGGGCATCATCGTGAGTACTGACGCTGATACCCGCCCTGACCCTGGCTGGCTATGGCAGCTGACCGCGCCGCTGCGAACCGGCGCGGTCCAGGCAAGTGCCGGGCGTATCCTGCTGGACCCGGCCGAGCGGGCTGCACTGCCGCCGGCCGTGCGCCGCACCCACCTGCTGGACAGCGGGTACCGCTGGTGGGCGGGGGCACTCACGGCGCGACTGAACCCCGACCCCTGCGACCCCTGGCCGCGCCACTGGCAGCACTTCGGGGCCAGCCTGGCCCTGACCGTGCGGGCCTACCGGGCAGTAGGCGGCATTCCCGACGTGCCGGCGCTGGAAGACCTGGCGCTGGTGCAGGCGCTGAGGCAGCAGGACCTGACGCTGCGCCACACCCCGGCGGCGCGGGTGTACACCTCGGCGCGGCGCTCGGGACGGGTGGCGGTGGGACTGTCCACGCAGCTGCAGGAGTGGGCCAGCGGCCCGGAGTCCTGGCGGGTGCCGGGCGGCGCCGAAGTGGCGGCTCTGGCGCGGGCCGAAGCGGCGCTGCACCGGGCCTGGCAGGGGAGGGCTGTCTGTGCCGCCGAGCTGGCCGAGCTGTGGCAGCTGGCGCCCGGTGAGCTGGCCGGGGCCCTCCGCCTTCCCCACTTCGGTCAGGTGCTGGAGAGGGCGCACCAGATGCGGCAGGCCGGGGCATGGGGCCGGCAGTTCCCGGCGGTGCCGGTGGAGCAGGCGCTGCGCGAGGTCCGGGCCGAGTTGGCCCGGCTGGGCCCTCAGCCGGGCTGGCCCGGGGTTCGCTGA
- a CDS encoding glycosyltransferase family 1 protein: MTQSSAVPPVSTPALLVLSHLRWDFVFQRPQHLMTRAARTRAVYYIEEPMFGEHPDELRRSRQPSGVTVCTPYIEAGHSPAESQRRTAALLGELVRSEGLGEYDLWVYTPMELPVAAELRPRVTVYDCMDELANFKGAPPELRERERQLFAQADVVFTGGHRLFEAKREQHPNAHPFPSSVEVAHFAQARAEQPDPADQQVIARPRLGFYGVIDERFDIELVGELARRRPEWQFVLIGPVVKIAPEDLPRADNLHYLGMKGYAELPAYLSGWDVALLPFARNEATEFISPTKTPEYLAAGVPVVSTSIRDVVQPYGVGELARIADSVGDFEAACAAALAEAGTPAAAERQARADAFLADLSWDRTWQDMAAQMELAAEQKYPTSHTDAAQGAADD; this comes from the coding sequence ATGACCCAGTCCTCTGCTGTGCCGCCTGTTTCCACGCCGGCGCTGCTGGTTCTGTCCCACCTGCGCTGGGATTTCGTGTTTCAGCGCCCCCAGCACCTGATGACCCGCGCCGCCAGGACGCGGGCGGTGTACTACATCGAAGAACCTATGTTCGGTGAGCACCCTGACGAACTGCGCCGCAGCCGGCAGCCCAGCGGCGTGACTGTGTGCACCCCGTATATAGAGGCTGGGCACAGCCCTGCCGAGTCGCAGCGCCGCACCGCTGCCCTGCTGGGCGAACTGGTCCGCAGCGAGGGCCTGGGCGAGTACGACCTGTGGGTCTACACCCCGATGGAGCTGCCGGTGGCCGCCGAACTGCGCCCCCGCGTGACCGTGTACGACTGCATGGACGAACTGGCCAACTTCAAAGGGGCGCCGCCCGAACTGCGTGAGCGCGAGCGCCAGCTGTTTGCCCAGGCGGACGTGGTCTTTACCGGCGGGCATCGGCTGTTCGAGGCCAAACGCGAGCAGCACCCCAACGCGCATCCTTTTCCCTCCAGCGTGGAAGTCGCCCACTTTGCCCAGGCCCGCGCCGAGCAGCCTGACCCGGCCGACCAGCAGGTCATCGCCCGGCCCCGGCTGGGATTTTACGGCGTGATTGACGAGCGCTTCGATATCGAGCTGGTGGGTGAGCTGGCCCGCCGCCGACCCGAGTGGCAGTTCGTGCTGATTGGCCCGGTGGTCAAAATCGCCCCCGAAGACCTGCCCCGCGCCGACAACCTGCACTACCTGGGCATGAAGGGCTACGCCGAGCTGCCCGCCTACCTCAGCGGCTGGGACGTGGCGCTGCTGCCGTTCGCCCGCAACGAGGCCACCGAGTTCATCAGCCCCACCAAGACGCCCGAATACCTGGCCGCCGGCGTGCCGGTGGTCTCGACCAGCATCCGCGACGTGGTGCAGCCCTACGGCGTGGGCGAGCTGGCCCGCATCGCAGACAGTGTGGGCGATTTCGAGGCGGCCTGCGCCGCTGCCCTGGCCGAAGCGGGCACTCCGGCCGCCGCCGAGCGCCAGGCCCGCGCCGACGCTTTCCTGGCTGACCTGTCGTGGGACCGCACCTGGCAGGACATGGCCGCACAGATGGAACTGGCCGCCGAGCAAAAGTACCCGACTTCACACACAGACGCCGCGCAAGGAGCCGCCGATGACTGA
- the glf gene encoding UDP-galactopyranose mutase — protein MTEPRPQHPTQDLTAAEQLAADQQAGALTQAPAAPAQDFDYLIVGAGFAGSVLAERLAASGQRVLIVDRRSHIGGNAYDCYDDAGVLIHPYGPHIFHTNSKDVFDYLSQFTEWRPYQHRVKANVDGQLVPMPINLDTVNQLYGLSLTSFELEDFFASVAEPVEQVRTSEDVVVSRVGRDLYQKFFRGYTRKQWGLDPSELDASVTARVPTRTNRDDRYFADVYQAMPLHGYTRMFQNMLSSPNIKLMLNTDYREIVDVIPWRHMIYTGPVDAFFDHCYGALPYRSLEFRHETHDAEYLLPVGTVNYPNDYAYTRVSEFKHITGQRHHQTSVVYEFPRAEGDPYYPVPRPENAELYKRYEALADARPDVTFVGRLATYRYYNMDQVVAQALATFRRLNSAAAGDPQGSEQAEQS, from the coding sequence ATGACTGAACCCCGCCCCCAACACCCTACCCAAGACCTTACGGCGGCTGAACAGCTGGCGGCCGACCAGCAGGCCGGAGCACTGACTCAGGCTCCGGCGGCTCCGGCGCAGGATTTCGACTACCTGATCGTGGGTGCGGGCTTTGCCGGCAGTGTGCTGGCCGAGCGCCTGGCGGCCAGCGGCCAGCGGGTGCTGATCGTGGACCGGCGCTCTCACATCGGCGGCAACGCCTACGACTGCTACGACGACGCTGGCGTGCTGATTCACCCCTACGGCCCGCACATCTTCCACACCAACTCCAAAGACGTGTTCGACTACCTCTCTCAGTTCACCGAGTGGCGGCCCTACCAGCACCGGGTCAAGGCGAACGTGGACGGCCAGCTGGTGCCCATGCCGATCAACCTGGATACGGTCAATCAGCTGTACGGCCTGAGCCTGACCTCGTTCGAGCTGGAAGACTTTTTCGCGTCGGTGGCCGAGCCGGTGGAGCAGGTCCGCACCTCCGAAGACGTGGTGGTCAGCCGCGTGGGCCGCGACCTGTACCAGAAGTTCTTCCGGGGCTACACCCGCAAGCAGTGGGGCCTGGACCCCTCCGAGCTGGACGCCAGCGTGACTGCCCGCGTGCCGACCCGCACCAACCGCGACGACCGCTACTTTGCGGACGTGTACCAGGCGATGCCGCTGCACGGGTACACCCGGATGTTTCAGAACATGCTGAGCAGCCCCAACATCAAGCTGATGCTGAACACCGATTACCGCGAAATCGTGGACGTGATTCCCTGGCGCCACATGATCTACACCGGGCCGGTGGACGCTTTTTTTGACCATTGCTACGGAGCCCTGCCCTACCGCAGCCTGGAATTCAGGCACGAAACGCACGACGCGGAGTACCTGCTGCCGGTGGGCACGGTGAACTATCCCAACGACTACGCCTACACCCGCGTCAGCGAGTTCAAGCACATCACCGGGCAGCGCCACCACCAGACCAGCGTGGTGTACGAATTCCCGCGTGCCGAGGGCGACCCCTACTACCCGGTGCCCCGCCCCGAGAACGCCGAGCTGTACAAGCGCTACGAGGCCCTGGCCGACGCCCGCCCCGACGTGACCTTTGTGGGCCGGCTGGCGACCTACCGCTACTACAACATGGACCAGGTGGTGGCCCAGGCACTGGCGACTTTCCGCCGCCTGAACAGCGCGGCAGCTGGCGACCCCCAGGGCAGCGAACAGGCCGAGCAGTCCTGA
- a CDS encoding FRG domain-containing protein, producing the protein MQIHRVSSWTELMELLHQDAWNESLQRFRSPYVFRGQGRRLPLTTSLQRLGGDPRELERHLVRAFRKYAYSSVPDRDLLWYWLAVGQHHGLPTRLLDWSYSPLVALHFATASEALYAEDGVVWMLNFAETNDSLPAPLRQLLEHEGSAVFTVDMLDALGKNAGGLTQSHLGFDSDTHWLEQYETVAGQPFLLFLEPPSLDQRIVQQSALFSMLSSPDAQLEDWLETHDGAIKQIVLPAGLKTEIRDKLD; encoded by the coding sequence ATGCAGATACACCGAGTCTCCAGCTGGACCGAACTGATGGAACTGCTGCATCAGGACGCCTGGAACGAGTCCCTGCAGCGTTTTCGCTCGCCCTACGTGTTCCGGGGGCAGGGGCGGCGGCTTCCGCTGACCACCTCGCTGCAGCGGCTGGGAGGCGACCCACGCGAACTGGAGCGGCACCTGGTGCGGGCCTTTCGCAAGTACGCCTACAGCAGCGTGCCGGACCGCGACCTGCTGTGGTACTGGCTGGCGGTGGGCCAGCACCACGGCCTGCCCACCCGGCTGCTGGACTGGTCGTACTCGCCGCTGGTGGCCCTGCACTTTGCGACTGCTTCCGAGGCGCTCTACGCCGAAGACGGGGTGGTGTGGATGCTGAATTTTGCCGAGACCAATGACAGCTTGCCCGCGCCGCTGCGCCAGCTGCTAGAACACGAAGGCAGCGCCGTGTTCACGGTAGATATGCTGGACGCCCTGGGCAAAAATGCCGGGGGCCTGACGCAGAGCCACCTGGGCTTCGACAGCGATACCCACTGGCTGGAACAGTACGAAACGGTAGCCGGGCAGCCCTTCTTGCTGTTTTTGGAACCGCCCTCACTGGACCAGCGCATCGTGCAGCAGTCGGCGCTGTTCTCCATGCTGTCCAGCCCGGACGCCCAGCTGGAAGACTGGCTTGAGACCCATGACGGCGCCATCAAGCAGATTGTTCTGCCGGCCGGGCTGAAGACCGAAATCCGTGACAAGCTGGACTAG
- the kynU gene encoding kynureninase: protein MPKLYKPEAFALPDGIYMDGNSLGLMPHAAKKAVERRLTDWAEQAVMGWDHWFGLSESLSPALARLVGARPEEVIATGSITTNLHLLVPTFYRPQGQRRHLLATELDFPTDLYAMRSWADLNGAELRLIPSRDGHTLHPDDIAAAITDEIALVLLPTVLYRSGQLLDVARWTEYAQAQGCVVGWDAAHSIGAVPHQFHDHGVDFAVWCSYKYLNAGPGAPGGLFVHERHLGTVPALRGWWGNDKTSQFRMENEYSRGEGAGAYQLGTPGVLSLAGLEGALEVYEGVDLAQLRARSLELTGLMLSLADELLPEMQVITPRAEAERGGHVSLQWDHNKQVSLALRARGIIPDYREPGIVRLAPIPFYNNEDDVRGTMQAIREIIDSGEYRSVGEGSAVS, encoded by the coding sequence ATGCCAAAACTCTATAAGCCTGAAGCTTTCGCCCTGCCGGACGGAATCTATATGGACGGCAACAGCTTGGGTCTGATGCCGCATGCCGCGAAAAAGGCCGTAGAACGGCGCCTGACCGACTGGGCCGAGCAGGCCGTGATGGGCTGGGACCACTGGTTCGGCCTGAGCGAGAGCCTCTCGCCGGCTCTGGCGCGGCTGGTCGGGGCGCGGCCCGAGGAAGTCATTGCCACCGGCTCGATTACCACCAACCTCCATTTGCTGGTGCCGACCTTCTACCGCCCACAGGGCCAGCGCCGGCACCTGCTCGCCACCGAGCTGGACTTTCCCACCGACCTTTACGCCATGCGCTCGTGGGCCGACCTGAACGGCGCCGAGCTGCGGCTGATTCCCTCACGCGACGGCCACACCCTGCACCCGGACGACATCGCTGCCGCCATCACAGACGAGATTGCGCTGGTGCTGCTGCCGACCGTGCTGTACCGCTCCGGGCAGCTGCTGGACGTGGCCCGCTGGACCGAGTACGCCCAGGCGCAGGGGTGCGTGGTGGGCTGGGACGCGGCGCACTCCATCGGGGCAGTGCCGCACCAGTTTCACGACCACGGCGTGGATTTCGCGGTGTGGTGCAGCTACAAGTATCTGAATGCCGGTCCCGGTGCGCCCGGCGGCCTGTTCGTCCACGAGCGGCATCTGGGTACGGTGCCGGCTCTGCGCGGCTGGTGGGGCAACGACAAGACCAGTCAGTTCCGCATGGAAAACGAATACAGCCGTGGTGAGGGCGCTGGCGCCTACCAGCTGGGCACACCGGGCGTCCTGTCGCTGGCCGGGCTGGAAGGCGCGCTGGAGGTGTATGAAGGGGTGGACCTCGCGCAGCTGCGGGCCCGCTCGCTGGAGCTGACCGGCCTGATGCTGTCCCTGGCCGACGAACTGCTGCCCGAAATGCAGGTCATCACTCCCCGCGCCGAGGCTGAGCGCGGCGGGCATGTCTCGTTGCAGTGGGACCACAACAAGCAGGTGTCGCTGGCGCTGCGGGCGCGGGGGATTATCCCTGACTACCGTGAGCCAGGCATCGTGCGTCTGGCCCCGATCCCCTTTTACAACAACGAAGACGATGTACGCGGCACCATGCAGGCCATCCGCGAAATTATCGATTCCGGCGAGTACCGCTCCGTGGGCGAGGGCAGCGCCGTATCCTGA
- a CDS encoding cyclase family protein translates to MQVLDISRALTPGHPNWPGDAPFTVTPGARISSGDSVNTGVISTSTHTGTHVDAPWHYDDAAPRLHEIPLDVYVGRALVVRVPPGERIEASLLDTLPAQLPPRLLLCTGQPAHWDEFPRTFMFPAPEFVRAAGERGVRLLGLDVPSMDPLDSKTLDSHHAAYGAGIHILESLSLSHVAPGEYTLVCLPLPLHGADGAPARAVLLP, encoded by the coding sequence ATGCAGGTTCTCGATATTTCCCGCGCCCTTACCCCTGGCCACCCCAACTGGCCCGGCGACGCGCCCTTTACCGTGACGCCCGGTGCCCGCATCAGCAGTGGTGATTCGGTGAATACGGGTGTGATTTCCACCTCCACCCACACCGGCACCCATGTGGACGCCCCCTGGCACTACGACGACGCGGCCCCCCGCCTGCACGAGATTCCGCTGGACGTGTACGTGGGCCGGGCGCTGGTGGTGCGGGTGCCGCCGGGCGAGCGCATAGAAGCGTCGCTGCTGGATACCCTGCCAGCCCAGCTGCCGCCCCGGCTGCTGCTGTGCACCGGACAGCCGGCGCACTGGGACGAGTTTCCGCGCACCTTCATGTTCCCTGCCCCCGAGTTCGTGCGGGCTGCCGGAGAGCGCGGCGTGCGCCTGCTGGGGCTGGACGTGCCCAGCATGGACCCGCTCGACAGCAAGACGCTCGACAGCCACCATGCGGCCTACGGCGCCGGTATCCACATCCTCGAAAGCCTCAGCCTGAGCCACGTCGCTCCCGGCGAATACACGCTGGTCTGCTTGCCGCTGCCGCTGCACGGCGCAGACGGCGCCCCGGCCAGGGCGGTTCTGCTGCCATGA
- a CDS encoding PIG-L family deacetylase produces the protein MSSAPRDAAPTAPVTAGQRPSAAAAAAAHEAPPAASPRAAEDQDLGTVDDTLSSQSVWWWDEVSFYVVAHPDDWQLFMNPDAYAESQEENTKMVFIYTTAGDAGRRSLTPGESYILAREEGAERSIRFMSDVSTVSHKPAVRSRVTVNGHLIRRVTYGNTASYYLRLPDGGAGGPSLAQLQSGEAALLTAVDNSATYQGWADLSKTIEALVRREGRYTAALRFNLADPDPVINDSDHIDHQTTSQLLTELLPKMPCAEQKLYQTYNTSSLPINMTTDELLNHAALFGVLESGRADKGFPGSWEPLHKSWLGKHYMRTIPASQPTPCF, from the coding sequence GTGAGTTCTGCGCCCCGTGACGCTGCCCCCACGGCCCCCGTCACTGCCGGGCAACGGCCCAGCGCAGCAGCCGCAGCGGCAGCCCATGAGGCGCCCCCTGCGGCCAGTCCCCGGGCCGCCGAAGACCAGGACCTGGGCACGGTGGACGACACGCTGAGTTCCCAGTCCGTGTGGTGGTGGGACGAAGTGTCCTTTTATGTGGTGGCCCACCCCGACGACTGGCAGCTGTTCATGAATCCGGACGCCTACGCCGAATCGCAGGAAGAGAACACCAAAATGGTTTTTATCTATACCACTGCCGGGGATGCCGGCCGCCGGTCGCTGACGCCGGGCGAATCGTACATCCTGGCCCGGGAAGAGGGCGCCGAGCGCAGTATCCGCTTCATGTCGGATGTCAGCACGGTGTCGCACAAGCCTGCGGTCAGAAGCCGGGTGACGGTGAACGGCCACCTGATTCGCCGGGTGACCTACGGCAACACGGCCAGCTATTACCTGCGCTTGCCCGATGGCGGAGCCGGGGGCCCCTCTCTCGCGCAGCTGCAAAGCGGCGAGGCAGCGCTGCTCACAGCGGTGGACAACTCGGCCACCTACCAGGGCTGGGCGGACCTCTCCAAAACGATTGAGGCGCTGGTGCGCAGAGAGGGCCGCTACACGGCCGCGCTGCGCTTCAATCTGGCCGACCCGGACCCTGTCATCAATGACAGCGACCACATCGACCACCAGACGACCTCACAGCTGCTCACGGAGCTGCTCCCCAAGATGCCCTGCGCCGAGCAAAAGCTCTACCAGACCTACAACACCTCCAGCCTGCCGATCAACATGACCACCGACGAGCTGCTCAACCATGCGGCCCTGTTCGGCGTTCTGGAAAGCGGCCGCGCCGACAAGGGCTTCCCCGGTTCCTGGGAACCGCTGCACAAGTCCTGGTTGGGCAAACACTACATGCGGACTATCCCTGCCAGCCAGCCGACCCCCTGCTTCTAG